In bacterium 336/3, the following proteins share a genomic window:
- a CDS encoding L-alanine-DL-glutamate epimerase, producing MQFRCFIYTLQTKETFKTAHGSRNSIETIIVELTDSEGIKGIGEAVPVPYYGYSAIQVKDELERHRNIIENYEITTPEIFWEYLNPYLKHIPSAQCALDIAVYDYLAQKAQKSLYRYLGLELHDKIPISNYTIGLDSIENMVAKMKAIDYPIYKIKLGTNQDVEIVKELRKYTDAIFRIDANCAWSAQQTIRYASSFKKFGVEFIEQPLKAQDIENMTEVRKHTKIPIIADENCIMETDIEKCANYFDGVNIKLAKCGGITPALRMIKKAKELNLKVMMGCMTESSIGISAMAHLLPLLDYVDMDGALLIANDPAKGVYLEYGEAIFSDKWGLGVQLIHQFD from the coding sequence ATGCAGTTTCGTTGCTTTATATATACTCTCCAGACAAAAGAAACGTTTAAAACGGCTCATGGTAGTCGTAATAGTATTGAAACGATAATCGTCGAACTTACAGATTCAGAAGGCATAAAAGGCATAGGAGAGGCTGTCCCTGTCCCTTATTATGGTTACAGTGCTATTCAAGTAAAAGATGAATTGGAACGCCATCGAAATATTATAGAAAATTATGAAATAACAACACCAGAAATTTTTTGGGAATATCTAAATCCTTATTTAAAACATATTCCTTCTGCTCAATGTGCCTTAGATATTGCTGTTTATGATTACTTGGCTCAAAAAGCTCAAAAGTCTTTATACAGATATTTGGGTTTAGAATTGCATGATAAAATACCAATATCGAATTATACCATAGGTCTTGACTCCATAGAAAATATGGTAGCTAAAATGAAGGCTATTGATTATCCTATCTATAAAATAAAACTTGGAACGAATCAGGATGTTGAGATTGTAAAAGAACTGAGAAAATATACAGATGCTATTTTTAGAATAGATGCCAATTGTGCTTGGAGTGCCCAGCAAACTATCAGATATGCTTCTTCATTTAAGAAATTTGGGGTAGAATTTATAGAACAACCCTTAAAAGCTCAAGATATTGAAAACATGACAGAAGTGAGAAAACACACAAAAATTCCCATCATTGCAGATGAAAATTGTATTATGGAAACAGATATAGAAAAGTGTGCAAATTACTTTGATGGAGTCAATATCAAATTGGCAAAGTGTGGAGGCATTACACCAGCTCTCAGAATGATAAAAAAAGCAAAAGAGTTGAACTTAAAAGTAATGATGGGATGTATGACTGAAAGTAGTATTGGAATCTCAGCAATGGCTCACTTATTGCCACTTTTAGATTATGTAGATATGGATGGAGCGTTGCTGATTGCTAATGATCCTGCCAAAGGAGTGTATTTAGAGTATGGAGAAGCTATTTTTTCTGATAAGTGGGGATTAGGAGTCCAACTCATTCATCAATTTGATTAA
- a CDS encoding phosphoribosylaminoimidazole carboxylase: MLKIGILGGGQLGQMFLQNAYSYPFEVYILDPDSQSSCSKITPNFTQGSLINFEQVYEFGKKMDIVTIEIEAVNTEALKKLVSEGKKVYPQPEIIELIANKRLQKQFFKDNNLPTADFVLIDSFADLEKNADFLPAFQKLAQGGYDGKGVQQLKTINDFDKAFSESSLLEKKVEIEKEIAVIVARNHTGMVAYEPCEMVFDEKLNLVDYLIAPARLTEEQSQTAQNLAKTVVEKLEMVGILAVEMFLDKQGNILLNELAPRPHNSGHHTIEAAFCSQFDQHLRSVTDLPLGNPLLHSKAGMLNILGEEGYTGKAHYEGLEDALKVEKVYLHLYNKYITKPGRKMGHFTVLGDNYEEIEQKIQYLKKILKVISYE; the protein is encoded by the coding sequence ATGTTGAAAATAGGTATTTTAGGAGGTGGGCAATTGGGACAAATGTTCTTACAAAATGCCTATTCATACCCTTTCGAGGTGTATATCTTAGACCCAGATAGCCAATCTTCTTGTTCAAAAATAACTCCCAACTTTACACAAGGTTCGCTCATAAACTTTGAACAAGTCTATGAGTTTGGAAAGAAAATGGATATTGTTACTATCGAAATAGAGGCTGTCAATACTGAGGCTCTTAAAAAATTGGTATCAGAAGGTAAAAAAGTATATCCACAACCCGAAATTATAGAACTAATAGCCAACAAAAGGCTTCAAAAACAATTCTTTAAAGATAATAATTTACCAACAGCTGATTTTGTATTAATAGATTCTTTCGCAGACTTGGAAAAAAATGCGGATTTTTTACCTGCTTTTCAGAAACTTGCACAAGGAGGGTATGATGGAAAGGGTGTTCAGCAACTCAAAACCATCAATGATTTTGATAAAGCTTTTTCTGAAAGCAGTTTGCTTGAGAAAAAAGTAGAAATTGAGAAAGAAATAGCCGTAATTGTAGCCAGAAACCATACAGGCATGGTGGCTTATGAGCCTTGCGAAATGGTTTTTGATGAAAAACTGAATTTGGTGGATTATTTGATTGCTCCTGCAAGACTTACTGAAGAGCAAAGCCAGACAGCTCAAAATTTAGCCAAAACAGTTGTTGAAAAACTTGAGATGGTTGGAATATTAGCAGTAGAAATGTTTTTAGACAAGCAAGGAAATATACTGCTTAATGAGTTAGCTCCTCGCCCTCATAATAGTGGACATCATACAATAGAGGCTGCCTTCTGTTCACAGTTTGACCAACATTTGCGTTCTGTAACAGATTTACCTTTAGGAAATCCTTTGTTACATTCTAAGGCTGGTATGCTTAATATTTTAGGCGAAGAAGGATATACAGGTAAAGCTCATTACGAAGGTTTAGAAGACGCATTGAAAGTAGAGAAAGTTTACTTACATTTATACAATAAATATATTACTAAACCAGGGCGTAAAATGGGGCATTTTACTGTACTGGGTGATAATTACGAAGAAATAGAGCAGAAAATACAATACCTTAAAAAAATATTAAAAGTGATAAGTTATGAGTAA